From one Lycium ferocissimum isolate CSIRO_LF1 chromosome 5, AGI_CSIRO_Lferr_CH_V1, whole genome shotgun sequence genomic stretch:
- the LOC132058432 gene encoding transcription factor bHLH140 yields the protein MDEQHSTCFSSSSKINGKEKKKKVVKLSTDPQSVAARERRHRISDRFKILQSLVPGGSKMDTVTMLEEAIHYVKFLKTQIWLHQTMINLVDDHENHPNYDHDQMLMAHDQSNYYPHVENNTQMINNNLMDYQMQAPSNDDVAFQQVGFPFSDGSDQFRGKETNISGDAFMYY from the coding sequence ATGGATGAACAACATTCCACTTGCTTTTCTTCTTCAAGCAAAATCAatgggaaagaaaagaagaagaaagttgtGAAGTTATCAACTGATCCACAAAGTGTAGCTGCTCGTGAAAGAAGGCATAGAATAAGTGATCGTTTCAAGATTTTGCAAAGTTTAGTACCTGGTGGTTCTAAAATGGACACTGTCACCATGTTAGAAGAAGCAATTCACTATGTCAAGTTCCTCAAGACTCAAATATGGCTTCACCAAACAATGATTAATCTTGTTGATGATCATGAGAATCATCCAAATTATGATCATGACCAGATGCTAATGGCTCATGATCAGTCTAATTATTATCCTCATGTTGAGAATAATACACAAATGATTAATAATAACTTGATGGACTACCAGATGCAGGCTCCAAGTAATGATGACGTGGCATTTCAACAAGTTGGGTTTCCATTTTCAGATGGATCAGATCAATTCCGAGGAAAAGAAACTAATATTTCTGGTGAtgcttttatgtattattag